Proteins from a genomic interval of Diceros bicornis minor isolate mBicDic1 chromosome 34, mDicBic1.mat.cur, whole genome shotgun sequence:
- the CIC gene encoding protein capicua homolog isoform X4: MYSAHRPLVPASGAASRGLGMFVWTNVEPRSVAVFPWHSLVPFLAPSQPDPSVQPSEAQQPASHPVASSQSKEPAESAAVAHEQPSGGTGNADPGRPPGATCPESPGPGPPHTLGVVEPGKGPPPTTEEEAPGPPGEPRLDSETESDHDDAFLSIMSPEIHLPLPPGKRRTQSLSALPKERDSSSEKDGRSPNKREKDHIRRPMNAFMIFSKRHRALVHQRHPNQDNRTVSKILGEWWYALGPKEKQKYHDLAFQVKEAHFKAHPDWKWCNKDRKKSSSEAKPTSLGLAGGHKETRERSMSETGTAAAPGVSSELLSVAAQTLLSSDTKAPGSGSCGAERLHTVGGPGSARPRAFSHSGVHSLDGGEVDSQALQELTQMVSGPASYSGPKPSTQYGAPGPFAAPGEGGALAASGRPPLLPTRASRSQRAASEDMTSDEERMVICEEEGDDDVIADDGFSTTDIDLKCKERVTDSESGDSSGEDPEGSKGFGRKVFSPVIRSSFTHCRPSLDPEPPGPPDPPAAFGKGYGPTASSASSSPASSSASAATSFSLSSGTFKAQESGQGSTAGPLRPPPPGAGGPATPSKATRFLPTDPATFRRKRPESVGGLDPSGPSVIAAPPSGGASVLQTLVLPPNKEEREGSGGRMPSAPAPSLAYGAPAAPLSRPAATMVTNVVRPVSSTPVPIASKPFPTCGRAEVSPNDTAGARTEVVTGSRAPVGSPLGVNLVYSDKKSAAATSPAPHLVAGHLLGTVGKAPATVTNLLVGTPGYGAPAPPAVQFIAQGAPGSGATAGSGAGAGSGPNGPVPLGILQPGALGKAGGITQVQYILPTLPQQLQVAPAPAPAPGTKAAAPGGPAPTTSIRFTLPPGTSTNGKVLAATAPTPGIPILQSVPSAPPPKAQSVSPVQAPPPGGSAQLLPGKVLVPLATPSMSVRGGGASQPLPLVSPSFSVPVQNGAQPPSKIIQLTPVPVSTPSGLVPPLSPATLPGPASQPQKVLLPSSTRITYVQSAGGHALPLGTSPASSQAGTVTSYGPTSSVALGFTSLGPSGPTFVQPLLSGQAPLLAPGQVGVSPVPSPQLPPTCAAPGGPVITAFYPGSPAPTSSAPLAQPSQAPPGLVYTVATSTTPPAATILPKGPPAPATATPAPTSPFPSATAGSMTYSLVAPKAQRPTPKPPQKVKAAIASIPVGSFEAGAPGRPGPAPRQPLEPGPAREPPASESELEGQPTTPAPPPPPETWAPTARSSPPPPPSAEERASTKGPETTASKFPSSSSDWRVPGVGLESRGEPPTPPSPAPVPAPAPGSSSGSSEGSSGRAAGDTPERKEAASTGKKVKVRPPPLKKTFDSVDNRVLSEVDFEERFAELPEFRPEEVLPSPTLQSLATSPRAILGSYRKKRKNSTDLDSAPEDPTSPKRKMRRRSSCSSEPNTPKSAKCEGDIFTFDRTGTEAEDVLGELEYEKVPYSSLRRTLDQRRALVMQLFQDHGFFPSAQATAAFQARYADIFPSKVCLQLKIREVRQKIMQAATPTEQPPGAEAPLPGPPPTGTAAAPVPTPSPAGGPDPTSPGSDSGMAPAAPPLPLPPEPGPGQPGWEGPPQPSPPPTGTSTAATGR; this comes from the exons ATGTACTCAGCCCACAGGCCCCTGGTGCCCGCGTCCGGCGCGGCCTCCCGTGGCCTCGGCATGTTCG TGTGGACGAATGTGGAACCTCGCTCTGTGGCCGTGTTCCCCTGGCACTCCTTAGTCCCCTTCCTGGCCCCCAGCCAGCCTGACCCCTCTGTGCAGCCGAGTGAGGCCCAGCAACCTGCCAGCCACCCAGTGGCCTCCAGCCAGAGCAAAG AACCTGCTGAGTCGGCGGCTGTTGCTCATGAGCAGCCATCAGGCGGGACTGGGAATGCTGACCCTGGGCGGCCCCCTGGAGCCACATGCCCTGAGAGCCCGGGGCCTGGACCCCCCCACACTTTGGGGGTGGTGGAACCTGGAAAGGGCCCCCCTCCCACCActgaggaggaggcccctggcccTCCAGGAGAGCCCCGGCTGGACAGCGAGACAGAGAGTGACCATGATGATGC TTTCCTCTCCATCATGTCTCCTGAGATCCATTTGCCTCTGCCACCTGGGAAACGCCGGACCCAGTCCCTCAGTGCCCTGCCCAAGGAACGAGACTCATCTTCAGAGAAGGATGGACGCAGCCCCAATAAG CGGGAGAAAGATCACATCCGGCGGCCCATGAATGCTTTCATGATCTTTAGCAAGCGTCACCGGGCCCTGGTCCACCAGCGTCACCCCAACCAGGACAACCGAACTGTTAGCAAGATCCTGGGCGAGTGGTGGTATGCCCTGGGGCCCAAGGAGAAGCAGAAGTACCATGACCTGGCCTTCCAG GTGAAGGAGGCCCACTTTAAGGCCCACCCAGACTGGAAGTGGTGCAACAAGGACCGGAAGAAGTCCAGCTCAGAGGCCAAGCCCACGAGCCTGGGGCTGGCGGGAGGGCACAAGGAGACGCGGGAGCGGAGCATGTCAGAGACGGGCACTGCTGCTGCCCCTGGAG tgtcctcagagctcctttctgtcGCAGCCCAGACACTCTTGAGCTCGGATACCAAGGCTCCGGGGAGTGGCTCCTGTGGGGCAGAACGTCTGCACACAGTTGGGGGACCTGGCTCGGCCCGGCCCCGAGCCTTCTCCCACAGTGGGGTCCACAGCCTGGATGGCGGGGAAGTAGACAGCCAGGCACTACAGGAACTGACACAG ATGGTGTCTGGCCCTGCATCCTACTCTGGCCCCAAACCTTCCACCCAATATGGGGCTCCAGGCCCCTTTGCAGCCCCCGGTGAGGGAGGTGCCCTGGCGGCCAGTGGGCGGCCTCCACTGCTGCCCACCCGAGCTTCCCGTTCCCAGCGTGCAGCCAGCGAGGACATGACCAGTGACGAGGAACGCATGGTCATCTGTGAGGAGGAAGGGGATGATGATGTCATTG CTGACGATGGCTTCAGCACCACTGACATTGATCTCAAGTGCAAGGAGCGGGTGACTGACAGTGAGAGCGGAGACAGCTCTGGGGAGGACCCAGAGGGCAGCAAG GGCTTTGGGCGGAAGGTGTTCTCACCTGTGATCCGTTCCTCCTTTACCCACTGCCGTCCATCGCTGGACCCTGAGCCCCCAGGACCCCCAGATCCACCTGCAGCCTTTGGCAAAGGCTATGGTCCCACCGCGtcttctgcctcctcctcacctgcctcctcctcagcctcagcAGCCACCTCCTTCTCACTGAGCTCAGGGACCTTCAAGGCCCAGGAGTCAGGTCAGGGCAGCACAGCAGGCCCACTACGGCCCCCACCCCCTGGGGCTGGAGGCCCAGCGACACCTTCTAAAGCTACCCGATTCCTCCCAACGGATCCTGCCACTTTCCGACGCAAGAGACCTGAAAGCGTGGGAGGCCTGGACCCATCCGGTCCCTCAGTCATTGCGGCGCCTCCCAGTGGGGGAGCAAGTGTCCTGCAGACACTGGTCTTGCCCCCAAACAAGGAGGAACGGGAGGGCAGTGGAGGCCGCATGCCTTCGGCCCCAGCCCCATCGCTGGCCTATGGGGCCCCAGCAGCACCCCTGTCCCGCCCGGCTGCCACCATGGTCACCAATGTGGTGCGGCCTGTCAGCAGCACTCCTGTGCCCATTGCCTCTAAGCCCTTCCCCACCTGTGGTCGGGCTGAGGTGTCTCCAAACGACACAGCAGGTGCCAGGACTGAGGTGGTCACTGGCTCTCGGGCACCTGTGGGATCCCCGTTGGGTGTCAACTTAGTGTATTCAGACAAGAAGTCGGCAGCAGCCACCTCGCCAGCCCCACATCTAGTGGCTGGGCACCTACTGGGCACTGTGGGGAAGGCGCCTGCCACTGTCACCAACCTGCTGGTGGGCACCCCGGGTTATGGGGCCCCAGCACCCCCCGCTGTCCAGTTCATTGCCCAGGGAGCCCCTGGCAGTGGGGCGACTGCGGGCTCAGGAGCGGGTGCTGGGAGTGGCCCCAATGGGCCAGTGCCCCTGGGCATCCTGCAGCCAGGTGCCCTGGGCAAGGCTGGGGGAATCACCCAGGTGCAGTACATCCTGCCCACGCTGCCCCAGCAGCTGCAAGTGGCGCCTGCCCCAGCACCAGCCCCTGGGACCAAGGCAGCGGCTCCCGGCGGCCCTGCACCCACCACCAGCATCCGTTTCACCCTCCCGCCGGGCACCTCCACCAACGGCAAAGTCCTGGCGGCCACTGCACCCACTCCTGGCATCCCCATCCTGCAGTCCGtaccctctgccccaccccccaaag CCCAGTCAGTTTCTCCTGtgcaggccccgcccccaggtGGCTCAGCCCAGCTGCTACCTGGGAAGGTACTAGTGCCCCTGGCCACCCCTAGCATGTCAGTGCGGGGAGGAGGGGCCAGCCAGCCACTGCCCCTGGTGAGCCCGTCCTTCTCAGTACCTGTGCAGAATGGCGCCCAGCCACCCAGCAAG ATCATCCAGCTGACTCCAGTGCCTGTGAGCACACCCAGCGGCCTGGTGCCGCCCCTCAGCCCCGCCACGCTCCCCGGACCCGCCTCTCAGCCGCAGAAGGTCCTGCTGCCCTCCTCCACCAG AATCACCTATGTGCAGTCAGCAGGCGGGCACGCGCTGCCCCTGGGTACTAGCCCTGCATCCAGCCAGGCTGGAACAGTCACCTCGTATGGCCCCACAAGCTCGGTAGCCCTAGGCTTCACTTCGCTGGGGCCCAGTGGCCCCACCTTCGTGCAGCCCCTGCTTTCAG GCCAAGCCCCGCTGCTGGCTCCCGGCCAGGTGGGCGTGTCGCCTgtgcccagcccccagctgcctccCACCTGTGCAGCCCCTGGAGGTCCTGTCATCACGGCGTTTTACCCTGGCAGCCCCGCACCCACCTCCTCAGCACCCCTGGCCCAGCCATCCCAGGCCCCCCCAGGCCTAGTCTACACTGTGGCCACCAGTACCACCCCACCTGCTGCCACCATCCTGCCCAAGGGCCCACCAGCCCCTGCCACTGCCACCCCGGCCCCCACCAGCCCTTTCCCTAGTGCCACAG CAGGCTCCATGACTTACAGCTTAGTGGCCCCCAAGGCCCAGCGGCCCACCCCCAAGCCCCCCCAGAAAGTGAAGGCGGCCATTGCCAGCATTCCCGTGGGCTCCTTTGAGGCAGGTGCCCCTGGGCGGCCTGGCCCTGCACCCCGGCAGCCCTTGGAGCCTGGCCCAGCCCGTGAGCCTCCTGCCTCCGAGTCTGAGCTTGAGGGTCAGCCTACAACACCAGCCCCTCCACCACCCCCAGAGACCTGGGCTCccacggcccggagcagccccCCGCCGCCCCCATCTGCTGAGGAGCGGGCCAGCACCAAGGGCCCTGAGACGACG GCCAGCAAATTCCCCAGCTCATCTTCGGACTGGCGCGTCCCTGGGGTGGGCCTGGAGAGCCGTGGGGAGCCTCCTACTCCTCCGAGCCCGGCCCCagttccagccccagcccctggtagCAGCAGTGGTAGCAGCGAGGGCAGCAGTGGGAGGGCAGCCGGGGACACTCCCGAGCGCAAGGAGGCGGCTAGTACCGGCAAGAAGGTGAAGGTGCGGCCCCCGCCCCTGAAGAAGACCTTTGACTCTGTGGACAA CAGGGTCCTGTCGGAGGTGGACTTCGAAGAGCGCTTTGCTGAGCTGCCCGAGTTTCGGCCTGAGGAGGTGCTGCCTTCGCCCACCCTGCAGTCTCTGGCCACCTCACCCCGGGCCATCCTGGGCTCCTATCGCAAGAAGAGGAAGAACTCCACCG ATCTGGACTCAGCCCCTGAGGACCCCACCTCACCCAAGCGCAAGATGAGGAGACGCTCCAGCTGTAGCTCGGAGCCCAACACCCCCAAGAGTGCCAAGTGCGAGGGGGACATCTTCACCTTTGACCGTACAG GTACAGAAGCCGAAGATGTGCTCGGGGAGCTGGAGTACGAGAAGGTGCCGTACTCGTCGCTGCGGCGCACCCTGGACCAGCGCCGGGCCCTGGTCATGCAGCTCTTCCAGGACCATGGCTTCTTCCCGTCGG CCCAGGCCACGGCAGCCTTCCAGGCCCGCTATGCAGACATCTTCCCTTCCAAGGTCTGTCTGCAGTTGAAGATCCGTGAGGTGCGCCAGAAGATCATGCAGGCAGCCACTCCCACGGAGCAGCCCCCTGGAGCCGAGGCCCCCCTCCCCGGACCGCCCCCCACTGGCACCGCTGCTGCCCCTGTCCCTACACCCAGCCCTGCTGGGGGCCCTGACCCCACCTCACCTGGCTCGGACTCTGGCATGGCCCCAGCTGCCCCGCCACTGCCTCTACCCCCGGAGCCGGGGCCCGGACAGCCTGGCTGGGAGGGGCCCCCTCagccctcccctccacccactgGCACCTCCACAGCTGCCACAGGCAGGTGA
- the CIC gene encoding protein capicua homolog isoform X5 produces MYSAHRPLVPASGAASRGLGMFVWTNVEPRSVAVFPWHSLVPFLAPSQPDPSVQPSEAQQPASHPVASSQSKEPAESAAVAHEQPSGGTGNADPGRPPGATCPESPGPGPPHTLGVVEPGKGPPPTTEEEAPGPPGEPRLDSETESDHDDAFLSIMSPEIHLPLPPGKRRTQSLSALPKERDSSSEKDGRSPNKREKDHIRRPMNAFMIFSKRHRALVHQRHPNQDNRTVSKILGEWWYALGPKEKQKYHDLAFQVKEAHFKAHPDWKWCNKDRKKSSSEAKPTSLGLAGGHKETRERSMSETGTAAAPGVSSELLSVAAQTLLSSDTKAPGSGSCGAERLHTVGGPGSARPRAFSHSGVHSLDGGEVDSQALQELTQMVSGPASYSGPKPSTQYGAPGPFAAPGEGGALAASGRPPLLPTRASRSQRAASEDMTSDEERMVICEEEGDDDVIADDGFSTTDIDLKCKERVTDSESGDSSGEDPEGSKGFGRKVFSPVIRSSFTHCRPSLDPEPPGPPDPPAAFGKGYGPTASSASSSPASSSASAATSFSLSSGTFKAQESGQGSTAGPLRPPPPGAGGPATPSKATRFLPTDPATFRRKRPESVGGLDPSGPSVIAAPPSGGASVLQTLVLPPNKEEREGSGGRMPSAPAPSLAYGAPAAPLSRPAATMVTNVVRPVSSTPVPIASKPFPTCGRAEVSPNDTAGARTEVVTGSRAPVGSPLGVNLVYSDKKSAAATSPAPHLVAGHLLGTVGKAPATVTNLLVGTPGYGAPAPPAVQFIAQGAPGSGATAGSGAGAGSGPNGPVPLGILQPGALGKAGGITQVQYILPTLPQQLQVAPAPAPAPGTKAAAPGGPAPTTSIRFTLPPGTSTNGKVLAATAPTPGIPILQSVPSAPPPKAQSVSPVQAPPPGGSAQLLPGKVLVPLATPSMSVRGGGASQPLPLVSPSFSVPVQNGAQPPSKIIQLTPVPVSTPSGLVPPLSPATLPGPASQPQKVLLPSSTRITYVQSAGGHALPLGTSPASSQAGTVTSYGPTSSVALGFTSLGPSGPTFVQPLLSGQAPLLAPGQVGVSPVPSPQLPPTCAAPGGPVITAFYPGSPAPTSSAPLAQPSQAPPGLVYTVATSTTPPAATILPKGPPAPATATPAPTSPFPSATAGSMTYSLVAPKAQRPTPKPPQKVKAAIASIPVGSFEAGAPGRPGPAPRQPLEPGPAREPPASESELEGQPTTPAPPPPPETWAPTARSSPPPPPSAEERASTKGPETTASKFPSSSSDWRVPGVGLESRGEPPTPPSPAPVPAPAPGSSSGSSEGSSGRAAGDTPERKEAASTGKKVKVRPPPLKKTFDSVDKVLSEVDFEERFAELPEFRPEEVLPSPTLQSLATSPRAILGSYRKKRKNSTDLDSAPEDPTSPKRKMRRRSSCSSEPNTPKSAKCEGDIFTFDRTGTEAEDVLGELEYEKVPYSSLRRTLDQRRALVMQLFQDHGFFPSAQATAAFQARYADIFPSKVCLQLKIREVRQKIMQAATPTEQPPGAEAPLPGPPPTGTAAAPVPTPSPAGGPDPTSPGSDSGMAPAAPPLPLPPEPGPGQPGWEGPPQPSPPPTGTSTAATGR; encoded by the exons ATGTACTCAGCCCACAGGCCCCTGGTGCCCGCGTCCGGCGCGGCCTCCCGTGGCCTCGGCATGTTCG TGTGGACGAATGTGGAACCTCGCTCTGTGGCCGTGTTCCCCTGGCACTCCTTAGTCCCCTTCCTGGCCCCCAGCCAGCCTGACCCCTCTGTGCAGCCGAGTGAGGCCCAGCAACCTGCCAGCCACCCAGTGGCCTCCAGCCAGAGCAAAG AACCTGCTGAGTCGGCGGCTGTTGCTCATGAGCAGCCATCAGGCGGGACTGGGAATGCTGACCCTGGGCGGCCCCCTGGAGCCACATGCCCTGAGAGCCCGGGGCCTGGACCCCCCCACACTTTGGGGGTGGTGGAACCTGGAAAGGGCCCCCCTCCCACCActgaggaggaggcccctggcccTCCAGGAGAGCCCCGGCTGGACAGCGAGACAGAGAGTGACCATGATGATGC TTTCCTCTCCATCATGTCTCCTGAGATCCATTTGCCTCTGCCACCTGGGAAACGCCGGACCCAGTCCCTCAGTGCCCTGCCCAAGGAACGAGACTCATCTTCAGAGAAGGATGGACGCAGCCCCAATAAG CGGGAGAAAGATCACATCCGGCGGCCCATGAATGCTTTCATGATCTTTAGCAAGCGTCACCGGGCCCTGGTCCACCAGCGTCACCCCAACCAGGACAACCGAACTGTTAGCAAGATCCTGGGCGAGTGGTGGTATGCCCTGGGGCCCAAGGAGAAGCAGAAGTACCATGACCTGGCCTTCCAG GTGAAGGAGGCCCACTTTAAGGCCCACCCAGACTGGAAGTGGTGCAACAAGGACCGGAAGAAGTCCAGCTCAGAGGCCAAGCCCACGAGCCTGGGGCTGGCGGGAGGGCACAAGGAGACGCGGGAGCGGAGCATGTCAGAGACGGGCACTGCTGCTGCCCCTGGAG tgtcctcagagctcctttctgtcGCAGCCCAGACACTCTTGAGCTCGGATACCAAGGCTCCGGGGAGTGGCTCCTGTGGGGCAGAACGTCTGCACACAGTTGGGGGACCTGGCTCGGCCCGGCCCCGAGCCTTCTCCCACAGTGGGGTCCACAGCCTGGATGGCGGGGAAGTAGACAGCCAGGCACTACAGGAACTGACACAG ATGGTGTCTGGCCCTGCATCCTACTCTGGCCCCAAACCTTCCACCCAATATGGGGCTCCAGGCCCCTTTGCAGCCCCCGGTGAGGGAGGTGCCCTGGCGGCCAGTGGGCGGCCTCCACTGCTGCCCACCCGAGCTTCCCGTTCCCAGCGTGCAGCCAGCGAGGACATGACCAGTGACGAGGAACGCATGGTCATCTGTGAGGAGGAAGGGGATGATGATGTCATTG CTGACGATGGCTTCAGCACCACTGACATTGATCTCAAGTGCAAGGAGCGGGTGACTGACAGTGAGAGCGGAGACAGCTCTGGGGAGGACCCAGAGGGCAGCAAG GGCTTTGGGCGGAAGGTGTTCTCACCTGTGATCCGTTCCTCCTTTACCCACTGCCGTCCATCGCTGGACCCTGAGCCCCCAGGACCCCCAGATCCACCTGCAGCCTTTGGCAAAGGCTATGGTCCCACCGCGtcttctgcctcctcctcacctgcctcctcctcagcctcagcAGCCACCTCCTTCTCACTGAGCTCAGGGACCTTCAAGGCCCAGGAGTCAGGTCAGGGCAGCACAGCAGGCCCACTACGGCCCCCACCCCCTGGGGCTGGAGGCCCAGCGACACCTTCTAAAGCTACCCGATTCCTCCCAACGGATCCTGCCACTTTCCGACGCAAGAGACCTGAAAGCGTGGGAGGCCTGGACCCATCCGGTCCCTCAGTCATTGCGGCGCCTCCCAGTGGGGGAGCAAGTGTCCTGCAGACACTGGTCTTGCCCCCAAACAAGGAGGAACGGGAGGGCAGTGGAGGCCGCATGCCTTCGGCCCCAGCCCCATCGCTGGCCTATGGGGCCCCAGCAGCACCCCTGTCCCGCCCGGCTGCCACCATGGTCACCAATGTGGTGCGGCCTGTCAGCAGCACTCCTGTGCCCATTGCCTCTAAGCCCTTCCCCACCTGTGGTCGGGCTGAGGTGTCTCCAAACGACACAGCAGGTGCCAGGACTGAGGTGGTCACTGGCTCTCGGGCACCTGTGGGATCCCCGTTGGGTGTCAACTTAGTGTATTCAGACAAGAAGTCGGCAGCAGCCACCTCGCCAGCCCCACATCTAGTGGCTGGGCACCTACTGGGCACTGTGGGGAAGGCGCCTGCCACTGTCACCAACCTGCTGGTGGGCACCCCGGGTTATGGGGCCCCAGCACCCCCCGCTGTCCAGTTCATTGCCCAGGGAGCCCCTGGCAGTGGGGCGACTGCGGGCTCAGGAGCGGGTGCTGGGAGTGGCCCCAATGGGCCAGTGCCCCTGGGCATCCTGCAGCCAGGTGCCCTGGGCAAGGCTGGGGGAATCACCCAGGTGCAGTACATCCTGCCCACGCTGCCCCAGCAGCTGCAAGTGGCGCCTGCCCCAGCACCAGCCCCTGGGACCAAGGCAGCGGCTCCCGGCGGCCCTGCACCCACCACCAGCATCCGTTTCACCCTCCCGCCGGGCACCTCCACCAACGGCAAAGTCCTGGCGGCCACTGCACCCACTCCTGGCATCCCCATCCTGCAGTCCGtaccctctgccccaccccccaaag CCCAGTCAGTTTCTCCTGtgcaggccccgcccccaggtGGCTCAGCCCAGCTGCTACCTGGGAAGGTACTAGTGCCCCTGGCCACCCCTAGCATGTCAGTGCGGGGAGGAGGGGCCAGCCAGCCACTGCCCCTGGTGAGCCCGTCCTTCTCAGTACCTGTGCAGAATGGCGCCCAGCCACCCAGCAAG ATCATCCAGCTGACTCCAGTGCCTGTGAGCACACCCAGCGGCCTGGTGCCGCCCCTCAGCCCCGCCACGCTCCCCGGACCCGCCTCTCAGCCGCAGAAGGTCCTGCTGCCCTCCTCCACCAG AATCACCTATGTGCAGTCAGCAGGCGGGCACGCGCTGCCCCTGGGTACTAGCCCTGCATCCAGCCAGGCTGGAACAGTCACCTCGTATGGCCCCACAAGCTCGGTAGCCCTAGGCTTCACTTCGCTGGGGCCCAGTGGCCCCACCTTCGTGCAGCCCCTGCTTTCAG GCCAAGCCCCGCTGCTGGCTCCCGGCCAGGTGGGCGTGTCGCCTgtgcccagcccccagctgcctccCACCTGTGCAGCCCCTGGAGGTCCTGTCATCACGGCGTTTTACCCTGGCAGCCCCGCACCCACCTCCTCAGCACCCCTGGCCCAGCCATCCCAGGCCCCCCCAGGCCTAGTCTACACTGTGGCCACCAGTACCACCCCACCTGCTGCCACCATCCTGCCCAAGGGCCCACCAGCCCCTGCCACTGCCACCCCGGCCCCCACCAGCCCTTTCCCTAGTGCCACAG CAGGCTCCATGACTTACAGCTTAGTGGCCCCCAAGGCCCAGCGGCCCACCCCCAAGCCCCCCCAGAAAGTGAAGGCGGCCATTGCCAGCATTCCCGTGGGCTCCTTTGAGGCAGGTGCCCCTGGGCGGCCTGGCCCTGCACCCCGGCAGCCCTTGGAGCCTGGCCCAGCCCGTGAGCCTCCTGCCTCCGAGTCTGAGCTTGAGGGTCAGCCTACAACACCAGCCCCTCCACCACCCCCAGAGACCTGGGCTCccacggcccggagcagccccCCGCCGCCCCCATCTGCTGAGGAGCGGGCCAGCACCAAGGGCCCTGAGACGACG GCCAGCAAATTCCCCAGCTCATCTTCGGACTGGCGCGTCCCTGGGGTGGGCCTGGAGAGCCGTGGGGAGCCTCCTACTCCTCCGAGCCCGGCCCCagttccagccccagcccctggtagCAGCAGTGGTAGCAGCGAGGGCAGCAGTGGGAGGGCAGCCGGGGACACTCCCGAGCGCAAGGAGGCGGCTAGTACCGGCAAGAAGGTGAAGGTGCGGCCCCCGCCCCTGAAGAAGACCTTTGACTCTGTGGACAA GGTCCTGTCGGAGGTGGACTTCGAAGAGCGCTTTGCTGAGCTGCCCGAGTTTCGGCCTGAGGAGGTGCTGCCTTCGCCCACCCTGCAGTCTCTGGCCACCTCACCCCGGGCCATCCTGGGCTCCTATCGCAAGAAGAGGAAGAACTCCACCG ATCTGGACTCAGCCCCTGAGGACCCCACCTCACCCAAGCGCAAGATGAGGAGACGCTCCAGCTGTAGCTCGGAGCCCAACACCCCCAAGAGTGCCAAGTGCGAGGGGGACATCTTCACCTTTGACCGTACAG GTACAGAAGCCGAAGATGTGCTCGGGGAGCTGGAGTACGAGAAGGTGCCGTACTCGTCGCTGCGGCGCACCCTGGACCAGCGCCGGGCCCTGGTCATGCAGCTCTTCCAGGACCATGGCTTCTTCCCGTCGG CCCAGGCCACGGCAGCCTTCCAGGCCCGCTATGCAGACATCTTCCCTTCCAAGGTCTGTCTGCAGTTGAAGATCCGTGAGGTGCGCCAGAAGATCATGCAGGCAGCCACTCCCACGGAGCAGCCCCCTGGAGCCGAGGCCCCCCTCCCCGGACCGCCCCCCACTGGCACCGCTGCTGCCCCTGTCCCTACACCCAGCCCTGCTGGGGGCCCTGACCCCACCTCACCTGGCTCGGACTCTGGCATGGCCCCAGCTGCCCCGCCACTGCCTCTACCCCCGGAGCCGGGGCCCGGACAGCCTGGCTGGGAGGGGCCCCCTCagccctcccctccacccactgGCACCTCCACAGCTGCCACAGGCAGGTGA